In the genome of Vicinamibacterales bacterium, the window GTAAGTCGTTCTTTGGTCTTGATTTAGAACCAACTCCGTGTTTTCATCGGTTGGCAGCAAACGGCGCGAAGTGGCGTCGTTCTGCTGCCAATGTGCTGCCAAACGGAGCCGCGAGATGAGTCAAGCCGATCACGTCGAGAGCGTCGCGGAACGTCGCCGGAAGCGCCGCCTGAACTTCACCGACCGATCGATTCTCGCGCTCAAGCCGACCGCGAAACTCACCGACTATTGGGATTCCTCCCTGCCAGGTTTCGGCATCCGCGTCGCGCCAACTGGCTTCAAGACGTGGATCGTGATGTATCGCCGCCCGAGCGGCAACGCCAGTCGCATGAAGCTCGGTACGTATCCTGCCGTCAAGCTGGCGGAAGCTCGCCTGGCTGCCCAGCGCACGATCGGCGGCATCCAAATCGACCATCGAGATCCTGTCGCTGAGCGTGAAATCGAGCGTCAAGCTGAAACGTTCGCGCAGCTCGCCGACGAGTACATGCGCCGATGGGCCAAGCAGGTAGGCGCGGATGGGCGCCCGCGAAAGCGCTCGTGGCGAGAAGACGAACGTCAGATCAATCTATACCTGCTGCCCGCGTTGCGAAACCGCAAGGTGAAGGACATCACGCGACGAGATATTCGTGACCTCGTCGAGGGAATCGCAGAACGCAGGCTCCGCAAGGGCACCACTGAGGACGGCCAGGAGAAGCTCGGCGCGCCCATCATGGCGAATCGCGTGCTGGCCCTGGTCAAGAAGATGTTCAACTTCGCGCTCGATCGAGAGTGGATCGACGCCAATCCCGCAGCCAGGCTCAAGCCGGTGTCGCCGGAAACCCGCCGCGATCGCGTGCTGTCGCCGGAGGAGATTCGAACGCTCTGGCGGGAGCTCGACTCAGAGCATCATCGGATCGCCACGCTGTTTCGTACGCAGCTGCTGACCGCACAACGTCCCGGTGAGGTTTCGAAAATGCGATGGGCACAGCTCGATCCGGCGCTCTTCGAGCGCACGACGGACGGCGTCGTGCTCCCGTCGAAACTCGAGCCGGTCGTCTGGACAATTCCCGCGAAGGAAGCCAAGAACGGACTGGCCCACGAGGTCCCGCTGAGCGGCGCCGTGATCGAGCTCCTGCGGGATCTGGCGAAGCGCGACGAAGAGGAGCGCGCCAAAATCAACACGCTGTATCGAGCCAAGAAGCACCAGCCGGCGAGAGAGCCGAGCGAGTACGTGTTCCCGTCCCGCACGCGGAAGGGCCCGATCAAAGAAGTCCAAAAGGCCGTTCAGCGGCTTCGCAAGCGCTGCGGCTTCAAGTTCATCGCCCACGATCTTCGCCGGACCGCGGCGACGCTGATGGCGGACGCAGGGGTGCCGGAGAACTTCATCCCCAAGGTGCTGAATCACGTGGAGGCCGGCGTCACGCGGCGGCACTACAACCTGCATGCCTATCGTGGTGAGAAGCGGGCGGCGCTCGAAACGTGGGCTCGATACCTCGAGGCGATTCTCGCAAACAAGCAGCCGGCGACAGCGACGGTCGTTCCGTTTAGGCGCTAGCGACCCCGACTTCTGTCGAGCACTGGCCCAGACCATGAGGCGCTACCAAGAGGAGGCACCACGCTTCTTCCGACGGGCGGGCTGCGCAGGACGTCATGGTTGCAAATCTGATCGAACGCTTGTCGGAAACGTGCCGTCTGTGCGGCGAGGAATCGGATAGGGCACTTCCTTCGGCCACGTCCCCTTATCGTGGATGTTCTTCTCGGCGAGCAGAGTGAATTGGAGACGATCCTCGTCCCAATGTTGGTTCGCCATTTCCGCGATCTGA includes:
- a CDS encoding tyrosine-type recombinase/integrase, producing MFSSVGSKRREVASFCCQCAAKRSREMSQADHVESVAERRRKRRLNFTDRSILALKPTAKLTDYWDSSLPGFGIRVAPTGFKTWIVMYRRPSGNASRMKLGTYPAVKLAEARLAAQRTIGGIQIDHRDPVAEREIERQAETFAQLADEYMRRWAKQVGADGRPRKRSWREDERQINLYLLPALRNRKVKDITRRDIRDLVEGIAERRLRKGTTEDGQEKLGAPIMANRVLALVKKMFNFALDREWIDANPAARLKPVSPETRRDRVLSPEEIRTLWRELDSEHHRIATLFRTQLLTAQRPGEVSKMRWAQLDPALFERTTDGVVLPSKLEPVVWTIPAKEAKNGLAHEVPLSGAVIELLRDLAKRDEEERAKINTLYRAKKHQPAREPSEYVFPSRTRKGPIKEVQKAVQRLRKRCGFKFIAHDLRRTAATLMADAGVPENFIPKVLNHVEAGVTRRHYNLHAYRGEKRAALETWARYLEAILANKQPATATVVPFRR